The following are encoded in a window of Telmatobacter sp. DSM 110680 genomic DNA:
- the mpl gene encoding UDP-N-acetylmuramate:L-alanyl-gamma-D-glutamyl-meso-diaminopimelate ligase, whose protein sequence is MNSLTKHIHLSGICGTAMASLAGLLQLQGHRITGSDKAAYPPMSDLLRSLGIPILEPYSESNLDPAPDLVVIGNALSRGNPEVERVLDERIPFTSMAALVREEFLKGRESLVVAGTHGKTTTTSMLAWIYQVASHDHAALEPSFLIGGVAENFGTSFQLRPTRTFIIEGDEYDTAFFDKGPKFLHYFPDALILTHVEFDHADIYADLEAVKIAFKRLVNLVPRRGLLVAFDGSENVTECISHAFCRIERYGFKAESDWQIRNLRHIDGETKWEIWRNGELWSELNMRLAGEHNVLNATAAAALAVGQGVSRDAIRTALASFKSVKRRLEVRDVIRGITIIDDFAHHPTAIRETLRALRSVYPDSRLWAVLEPRSNTLRRKVLENDLIESLRIADRVILAGVYQQQRIPDAERLHPEDVVDALNVAGTPAELHPGTAEIVESLAQELKTGDVVAILSNGGFDGIYEKLPARLRASRS, encoded by the coding sequence ATGAATTCGTTAACCAAACATATTCATCTGAGCGGGATTTGCGGCACGGCAATGGCTTCCCTGGCGGGGCTGCTGCAGCTACAAGGACATCGCATTACTGGTTCTGACAAAGCGGCCTATCCACCGATGAGCGACCTGTTGAGGTCATTGGGGATTCCGATTCTGGAGCCTTATTCCGAATCGAACCTTGATCCTGCGCCCGACCTTGTCGTGATCGGCAATGCACTCTCCCGCGGAAATCCCGAAGTGGAGCGCGTTCTTGATGAGCGCATACCATTCACTTCGATGGCTGCTCTCGTCCGTGAAGAATTTTTGAAGGGCCGCGAATCGCTGGTGGTCGCCGGTACCCATGGCAAAACTACAACGACGAGCATGCTGGCCTGGATCTACCAAGTTGCGTCACACGATCATGCAGCGCTAGAGCCTTCATTTCTGATTGGCGGGGTGGCAGAGAACTTCGGCACAAGCTTCCAGCTTCGTCCAACACGCACTTTCATTATTGAGGGCGACGAATATGACACCGCGTTCTTCGATAAGGGACCGAAGTTTCTGCACTATTTTCCAGACGCACTGATTCTCACGCATGTTGAGTTCGATCATGCCGACATCTACGCCGATCTGGAAGCAGTGAAGATCGCTTTCAAGCGCCTGGTCAATCTTGTGCCACGTCGTGGACTGCTGGTCGCCTTTGACGGCAGCGAAAATGTGACCGAGTGCATCAGTCACGCCTTCTGTCGTATAGAGCGTTACGGATTCAAAGCGGAGTCCGACTGGCAGATTCGTAATCTTCGCCATATTGACGGCGAGACCAAATGGGAAATTTGGCGCAACGGTGAACTGTGGTCAGAGCTGAATATGCGTCTCGCTGGCGAGCACAATGTCCTAAATGCAACAGCGGCGGCGGCGCTTGCAGTCGGTCAAGGCGTCAGCAGGGATGCCATCCGTACTGCTCTGGCCAGTTTTAAGAGCGTCAAGCGGCGTTTGGAAGTCCGCGATGTCATTCGAGGCATTACCATCATCGACGACTTTGCACATCATCCGACAGCGATACGCGAGACGCTGCGCGCGCTGCGTTCCGTTTATCCTGATTCGCGTCTATGGGCTGTGCTTGAGCCGCGTTCGAATACGCTGCGTCGCAAGGTACTCGAAAATGATCTGATTGAAAGTCTGCGAATCGCCGATCGCGTTATTCTTGCCGGCGTGTATCAGCAGCAGCGGATACCTGATGCTGAGAGGCTCCATCCGGAAGATGTTGTCGACGCTCTCAACGTTGCAGGCACACCGGCCGAATTGCATCCCGGCACCGCTGAAATTGTTGAGAGTCTGGCGCAAGAGCTGAAAACAGGCGATGTTGTCGCCATCCTTTCCAATGGCGGCTTCGACGGCATCTATGAGAAACTCCCGGCCCGGCTCAGAGCCAGCCGATCTTGA
- a CDS encoding glycosyltransferase family 4 protein produces MKIAQVAPLYESVPPKLYGGTERVVSYITEELVKLGHDITLYASGDSRTSARLRSICERALRLDGGKLLSPLAHHLNLIETVAQEADEFDVVHFHLDYLPFSQIRRLEIPAVTTLHGRLDIPDLYPLFREFDDMRLISISDAQRAPMPWASWLTTVHHGIPEDLHQPNFAPGEYLAFLGRISPEKRVDRAIEIARQAGMPLRVAAKIDDADRNYFETEISDLLANSDVEFIGEIGEDDKTDFLGNAAALLFPIDWPEPFGLVMIEAMACGTPVIAFRGGSVAEIIDEGVTGFVVESIEEAVEALQRIPSLDRKGCHQRFLERFTSRRMCEQYLTAYERGIWEKKRASRGKRGLTLSL; encoded by the coding sequence ATGAAAATCGCGCAAGTCGCGCCTTTATACGAGAGTGTGCCTCCCAAGCTCTACGGCGGCACTGAACGCGTTGTCTCCTACATAACGGAAGAGTTAGTAAAGCTTGGGCATGATATTACGCTCTACGCGAGCGGAGACTCCCGTACTTCCGCTCGCCTGCGTTCTATTTGCGAGCGCGCACTTCGTCTCGATGGCGGTAAGCTGCTCTCGCCCTTGGCCCATCACCTAAACCTCATTGAAACCGTCGCGCAAGAGGCCGACGAGTTCGACGTTGTGCATTTTCATCTCGACTACTTGCCGTTCTCACAGATCAGGAGACTGGAAATCCCCGCCGTTACGACGCTTCATGGGCGGCTTGATATTCCCGATCTATACCCATTGTTCAGGGAATTCGACGACATGCGCCTGATCTCGATCTCCGATGCGCAGCGTGCTCCCATGCCTTGGGCTAGCTGGCTCACCACGGTGCATCATGGCATCCCCGAGGATCTTCATCAGCCAAATTTCGCGCCAGGAGAATACCTGGCATTTCTCGGTCGGATTTCCCCAGAGAAGCGTGTTGATCGGGCCATCGAGATTGCTCGCCAGGCCGGAATGCCTCTCAGGGTTGCCGCCAAAATTGACGATGCAGATCGCAACTACTTCGAAACGGAGATTAGCGATTTGCTGGCGAATTCAGATGTCGAATTCATCGGTGAAATCGGCGAAGACGACAAAACTGATTTTCTCGGCAATGCGGCTGCGTTGCTTTTTCCGATAGACTGGCCCGAGCCTTTCGGCTTGGTCATGATTGAGGCCATGGCCTGCGGGACGCCGGTAATCGCATTTCGCGGCGGTTCGGTTGCCGAAATTATCGACGAAGGCGTAACCGGGTTCGTTGTTGAAAGCATTGAAGAAGCCGTCGAAGCACTGCAGCGCATTCCGTCTCTCGATCGCAAAGGGTGCCACCAGCGGTTTCTTGAGCGGTTTACCTCACGGCGCATGTGCGAGCAGTATTTGACTGCCTACGAGCGCGGAATCTGGGAAAAGAAACGCGCTTCTCGCGGAAAACGTGGACTCACGCTTTCCCTCTAA
- the cysG gene encoding siroheme synthase CysG, translating to MSLLPIFLKLDGQPGLLVGAGNVALEKITSLLITGVRLRVIAPEAKAEIRELADEGQLEWIQRRFEPADLHGNFVVIAATDDPEVNATVYRESVKRGILVNSVDDPPHCDFYFGSVVRRGDLQIAISTAGESPAVAQRLKREIDGQLAADLGPWLKNLGRFRREILTTHPAGEERKALLHQLAERKFFESSSDAWRGSADSTLIGETPRDVGGKVFLVGAGPGDPDLLTVKALRLIQSADVILHDDLVPVAVLKLSHPSAEIVNVGKRCGTKNITQEEIHALMIEHAGTGRCVVRLKSGDPLIFGRAAEEMSALNEAGVEFEVVPGITAAFAAAAAIPCSLTDRNAASNVIFSTGHHAQSHNHSPVPELEDATRIVYMPGRDLSLLALEWLQDGLPADFPCAIVSYAAQPRQQVQRTTLGELGKVTPTESPSLLIAGWAVRDTSNARMCETLSEPLTSQW from the coding sequence ATGAGCTTGCTGCCTATTTTTCTGAAACTCGACGGACAGCCTGGGTTGCTGGTGGGCGCTGGAAATGTGGCGCTCGAAAAGATCACGAGCCTGCTGATCACGGGTGTGCGCTTACGAGTGATTGCGCCGGAAGCCAAGGCTGAAATCCGGGAGCTGGCTGATGAAGGACAACTGGAATGGATCCAGCGAAGGTTTGAACCCGCAGACCTCCATGGCAACTTCGTCGTGATTGCAGCAACGGACGATCCGGAAGTGAATGCCACTGTTTATCGTGAATCAGTGAAGCGCGGAATCCTGGTGAATAGCGTCGATGATCCGCCGCATTGCGATTTTTATTTTGGATCTGTCGTGCGGCGCGGGGATTTGCAGATTGCGATCTCGACTGCGGGGGAGAGCCCGGCCGTCGCGCAGAGGCTGAAGCGCGAAATTGACGGACAACTGGCGGCAGATCTGGGACCCTGGCTCAAAAATCTCGGTCGGTTTCGGCGAGAGATTCTAACTACACATCCTGCGGGCGAGGAGCGCAAAGCACTTCTGCACCAATTGGCGGAGCGGAAGTTCTTTGAATCGAGTTCGGATGCTTGGCGGGGCTCAGCGGATTCGACGTTAATAGGCGAAACTCCGAGAGATGTGGGTGGCAAAGTCTTCCTGGTGGGCGCAGGTCCTGGCGATCCTGACTTGCTAACCGTAAAGGCGCTCCGGCTGATTCAATCGGCGGATGTGATTTTGCATGATGACCTTGTTCCAGTGGCGGTTCTCAAGCTCAGCCATCCGAGCGCGGAGATTGTGAACGTGGGAAAGCGTTGCGGCACAAAGAACATCACGCAAGAAGAGATTCACGCGCTGATGATTGAGCATGCGGGCACGGGACGATGTGTCGTACGGCTCAAGAGCGGCGATCCGTTGATTTTCGGGCGTGCCGCTGAAGAGATGTCGGCGCTGAACGAAGCAGGGGTGGAGTTTGAAGTGGTTCCCGGCATCACAGCGGCGTTCGCGGCTGCCGCTGCGATTCCCTGCTCGCTGACGGATCGGAACGCAGCATCGAACGTCATATTTTCGACAGGACATCACGCGCAATCACACAATCACTCGCCGGTGCCGGAGTTGGAAGACGCAACCCGGATCGTTTACATGCCGGGGCGCGATCTGAGTCTGCTGGCGCTCGAATGGCTTCAGGACGGTTTGCCCGCCGACTTCCCGTGCGCGATTGTCTCGTACGCTGCGCAACCAAGGCAGCAAGTGCAGCGGACCACGCTTGGTGAACTTGGAAAGGTCACGCCAACCGAGTCGCCTAGCCTGTTAATCGCTGGATGGGCCGTTCGGGACACATCCAACGCACGGATGTGCGAGACGCTGAGCGAACCGCTGACGTCACAGTGGTAG
- a CDS encoding LD-carboxypeptidase, translated as MTTESKPLMSLGPIGAGASISVISPASFAIPERVAGGMERLNQLGFSPRIGANTQSRGPLFFAGSPEQRLADLQAAFTDPETSVVAAVRGGYGSNYLLDRVDLALIEKHPKPFFAYSDMTGLQLYLLDQLGLPAFHGPMVAADFYREDGVHLDSFHAALAGKPYSVGSAEGLRTLRSGTALGTLYGGCLSILVALIGTRWEPATENKLLFIEDVGAKPYQIDRMLWQLRAAGKLSGVRGIIFGEMLDCTSPGAPENLLEDAILSALDGLNIPIVIGLRSGHVSRQNVTLIFGIEAELDAGTAARIDLLQPAVKP; from the coding sequence ATGACAACCGAATCGAAGCCGCTGATGTCTTTGGGGCCGATCGGCGCAGGGGCGAGCATAAGCGTCATCTCTCCCGCGTCGTTCGCAATTCCCGAGCGCGTTGCAGGCGGGATGGAGCGCCTGAATCAACTCGGGTTTTCGCCACGCATCGGCGCAAACACTCAATCGCGAGGTCCGCTTTTCTTTGCCGGATCACCTGAGCAACGCCTAGCCGACCTGCAGGCAGCTTTTACCGATCCGGAAACCAGCGTCGTAGCGGCGGTTCGCGGCGGCTATGGATCGAATTACCTGCTCGATCGAGTTGACCTCGCGCTCATCGAGAAGCATCCGAAACCATTTTTCGCTTACAGCGATATGACGGGATTGCAACTTTACCTGCTGGATCAGCTTGGCCTTCCGGCGTTTCACGGGCCGATGGTTGCAGCGGATTTTTATCGTGAAGACGGTGTGCACCTGGATAGCTTTCATGCGGCGTTGGCCGGCAAGCCATATTCGGTGGGAAGCGCGGAAGGACTGCGTACTCTTCGCAGCGGAACAGCGCTAGGGACACTCTATGGTGGCTGTCTCAGCATCCTTGTTGCGCTGATCGGGACACGGTGGGAGCCGGCAACGGAGAACAAGCTGCTGTTTATTGAGGATGTTGGCGCAAAGCCGTACCAGATTGATCGCATGCTGTGGCAGTTAAGAGCAGCGGGGAAACTGAGCGGCGTGCGTGGAATCATCTTCGGCGAAATGCTGGACTGCACATCGCCCGGAGCGCCTGAGAATCTGCTCGAAGATGCAATCCTGTCCGCACTCGATGGGTTGAATATCCCCATTGTCATCGGATTGCGCAGCGGTCATGTATCGCGTCAGAACGTTACGTTGATATTTGGTATCGAAGCAGAACTGGATGCCGGGACGGCAGCACGCATCGATCTTCTGCAGCCAGCGGTGAAACCATGA
- a CDS encoding nitrite reductase produces the protein MTEAVQVKETKAQRSERLKLAKNPWEAFDEVREFARDGRSSVVPEWAGFYFKWWGIYTQGDGVGATGGKGGEGLATDYFMMRIGMPNGIISSHQLRTIGGLTRKYARDLADITVRQNIQLHWLTIESLPEVVKELDAIGLSPKGACGDVVRNVTGCPLAGVDHEEMIDASPIALEIAQLLTANSEFYNLPRKFKISVLGCPTWCTYPEINDIALTPVRHNGQVGFSLRVGGGLSNEPHLAIRLDAFVLPEQAVAVVKVITEIFRDQQVLRESRDRARLKYLFTKEGWTAKRFLDEIQSRLDFPLLPGVEEHVPDETLRDHVGVHRQRQQGLSYVGASVLRGRLSGQQLEAAADLADKYGSGSLRATVSQNLLFIDIPNEKAPELVRELGSIGLHVEGSPFWRGAVACTGTEFCKLAITETKGFTRWLVDELEERVPQFDQQLRLHVTGCPNGCGQHWIADIGIEGKKIKHEGKLVDAYYFCLGGSVGQHASISRPVGYRSPASLVPEAIARLLKKYLNTRENGDENLRAWFARHTNEELRGYLAGEVLAAVERDLPTGRVPHAVAD, from the coding sequence ATGACTGAAGCAGTTCAAGTAAAAGAAACCAAGGCCCAGCGCTCGGAGCGCCTGAAGCTTGCCAAGAATCCCTGGGAAGCATTTGACGAGGTGCGAGAGTTTGCGCGCGACGGACGTTCGAGCGTAGTGCCAGAGTGGGCGGGGTTTTATTTCAAATGGTGGGGAATCTACACGCAGGGTGATGGTGTAGGCGCAACTGGCGGTAAGGGCGGCGAGGGGCTGGCGACCGACTACTTCATGATGCGCATTGGAATGCCGAACGGGATCATCTCTTCGCATCAGCTTCGTACGATCGGGGGGCTCACGCGGAAATATGCGCGCGACCTTGCGGACATTACGGTGCGGCAGAATATCCAGCTGCACTGGCTCACGATCGAGTCGCTGCCTGAGGTAGTAAAGGAACTTGATGCGATTGGGCTTTCGCCAAAGGGCGCTTGCGGAGACGTGGTGCGCAACGTTACCGGTTGCCCTCTGGCAGGGGTCGACCACGAAGAGATGATTGATGCTTCGCCCATCGCGCTGGAGATTGCGCAATTATTGACGGCGAATTCAGAGTTTTACAACCTGCCACGCAAGTTCAAGATTTCGGTGCTTGGCTGTCCGACATGGTGCACGTATCCCGAGATCAACGACATCGCGCTTACGCCGGTTAGACACAATGGACAAGTTGGGTTTTCGCTTCGTGTGGGTGGTGGACTTTCGAACGAGCCTCATCTTGCAATTCGGCTTGATGCGTTTGTTCTTCCGGAGCAGGCAGTCGCCGTCGTTAAGGTGATCACGGAGATCTTTCGCGATCAACAGGTGCTCCGGGAGAGTCGGGACCGGGCGCGACTGAAGTATCTCTTCACAAAGGAAGGATGGACCGCGAAGCGATTCCTGGATGAGATTCAATCACGGCTTGACTTTCCTTTGTTGCCCGGCGTTGAGGAACATGTGCCGGATGAAACGCTGCGAGATCATGTAGGAGTCCATCGGCAGCGGCAGCAGGGACTGAGCTATGTGGGTGCATCGGTTTTGCGGGGACGTCTGAGCGGACAGCAATTGGAAGCAGCGGCAGATCTGGCCGACAAGTACGGGAGCGGCTCTCTACGCGCGACGGTTTCACAGAACCTTTTGTTCATCGATATTCCCAACGAGAAGGCGCCGGAACTGGTGCGCGAACTTGGCTCGATTGGGTTGCACGTTGAGGGATCGCCATTCTGGCGCGGCGCGGTCGCCTGCACGGGAACTGAATTCTGCAAGCTGGCTATTACGGAGACAAAGGGATTCACGCGCTGGCTGGTGGATGAGTTGGAAGAGCGCGTTCCGCAGTTTGATCAACAACTTCGGCTGCATGTGACGGGGTGCCCGAATGGCTGCGGGCAGCACTGGATAGCCGATATCGGCATTGAAGGCAAGAAGATCAAGCACGAAGGGAAACTGGTGGATGCTTACTACTTTTGCCTCGGCGGTTCGGTTGGACAGCACGCGTCGATCTCGCGGCCGGTAGGCTATCGTTCGCCAGCATCGCTTGTTCCGGAGGCTATTGCCCGGCTGTTGAAGAAGTATCTGAACACGCGCGAAAACGGCGATGAGAATCTGCGGGCATGGTTTGCACGCCATACCAATGAGGAGTTGCGCGGTTACCTTGCCGGGGAAGTGCTTGCTGCTGTCGAACGGGATCTACCAACGGGCCGCGTGCCGCATGCGGTCGCAGACTGA
- the mtnP gene encoding S-methyl-5'-thioadenosine phosphorylase — MPQAEIGIIGGSGLYSMPGFTNVHEERVETPFGDPSDPFVLGELEGRKVAFLARHGRGHRILPSELNFRANIYAFKKLGVERIISVSAVGSLKEEHKPTDFVIPDQFIDRTFHRISTFFGEGIVGHVAFGDPVCATVAAAAEKGCKTAGVVGKLGGTYVCMEGPQFSTKAESNLYRSWGADVIGMTNLQEAKLAREAEICYATVAMVTDYDCWREGHDAVTIEEIVAVLHQNAENACKVVKAAVAAMPTERNCACASAAKFAVLTQPDAIPTAAKEKLKLLFGKYLGW; from the coding sequence TTGCCTCAGGCAGAGATCGGGATTATCGGCGGCAGCGGGCTGTACTCCATGCCCGGATTTACCAACGTTCATGAGGAGCGCGTCGAAACACCCTTCGGCGATCCTTCTGACCCATTTGTACTTGGCGAACTGGAAGGCCGCAAGGTCGCTTTCCTGGCGCGCCACGGCCGCGGACACCGGATTTTGCCGTCCGAGTTGAACTTTCGAGCGAATATTTACGCCTTTAAAAAGCTTGGTGTTGAGCGGATTATCTCTGTCTCCGCCGTGGGTTCGCTGAAGGAGGAACACAAGCCTACGGACTTTGTGATTCCTGACCAGTTCATCGACCGTACCTTCCATCGCATTTCAACGTTCTTCGGCGAAGGAATCGTTGGACACGTCGCGTTTGGCGACCCGGTGTGCGCGACGGTTGCGGCAGCGGCCGAAAAGGGATGCAAGACCGCAGGTGTAGTTGGCAAGCTGGGCGGCACCTACGTCTGCATGGAAGGCCCGCAGTTCTCAACCAAGGCGGAGTCAAATCTCTATCGCAGTTGGGGCGCCGATGTGATCGGCATGACCAACCTGCAGGAGGCCAAGCTGGCGCGCGAAGCGGAGATCTGCTATGCCACTGTTGCGATGGTTACGGATTACGACTGCTGGCGCGAGGGCCATGATGCGGTGACGATTGAAGAGATCGTTGCTGTCCTGCACCAGAACGCAGAGAACGCCTGCAAGGTGGTGAAGGCTGCAGTGGCTGCAATGCCAACCGAACGCAACTGCGCATGTGCCTCGGCGGCAAAATTTGCCGTGTTGACGCAGCCCGATGCGATTCCCACCGCGGCTAAGGAAAAACTCAAGCTGCTGTTCGGCAAATATCTCGGCTGGTAG
- the dapF gene encoding diaminopimelate epimerase, whose product MIPFAKAHACGNDFLIVTEDAAAKRDWAELTRQICARNTGVGADGVEFFAWTGSKSGRIRLHNADGSIAEISGNGTRCVAAWMSSMIGAKSGDELRIETDAGIRVCRINSVRVDLGYSVEVTTGMGIPSAARKTVTLADGSQVNGVAVSTGNPHFVILVANPEFTVGDRTWQTIGAQICIHSDFPHQTNVEFVRIVNSSEIEIRIFERGVGPTTSSGTGSSAAATAAIAFHACTSPLRVLAPGGSQVVTWRGQANELELTGPASLIARGEAWC is encoded by the coding sequence TTGATTCCATTTGCGAAGGCGCACGCGTGCGGCAATGACTTTCTGATCGTGACCGAAGATGCAGCCGCCAAACGAGATTGGGCTGAACTGACCCGACAAATCTGCGCGCGCAACACGGGCGTGGGAGCCGATGGCGTGGAGTTTTTCGCTTGGACCGGCTCCAAGTCCGGCCGCATACGTCTTCACAATGCAGATGGCTCCATAGCTGAAATTAGCGGCAATGGAACGCGCTGCGTGGCTGCGTGGATGAGTTCCATGATTGGCGCAAAAAGTGGAGATGAACTGCGTATCGAGACGGACGCGGGAATTCGCGTCTGCCGTATCAACAGCGTTCGGGTGGATCTCGGCTATTCCGTCGAGGTCACGACGGGCATGGGTATTCCAAGCGCTGCGCGAAAAACCGTAACTCTTGCCGACGGAAGTCAAGTAAACGGCGTCGCTGTCTCTACGGGCAATCCGCACTTTGTGATTCTGGTTGCTAACCCGGAATTCACCGTTGGCGATAGAACGTGGCAGACTATCGGGGCGCAAATCTGCATTCATTCTGACTTCCCACATCAGACTAACGTCGAGTTTGTCCGGATCGTGAACTCGAGTGAGATTGAAATACGCATCTTCGAGCGAGGTGTGGGCCCGACCACATCCTCTGGAACGGGCTCATCTGCAGCAGCGACAGCGGCGATTGCATTCCATGCATGCACATCTCCTCTGCGCGTTCTGGCCCCGGGTGGGTCGCAAGTGGTGACTTGGCGCGGGCAAGCCAACGAACTGGAACTCACAGGGCCGGCATCCTTGATTGCACGCGGCGAGGCATGGTGCTGA
- a CDS encoding PfkB family carbohydrate kinase, which yields MAITAVGSVAFDTVETPAGRRERCLAGAATYFSLSASFFTDVRVIAVVGEDFGAKEQAVFDARKVDTTGIQHAPGKSFYWEGSYLENLNEAKTHATELNVFAGFEPKIPPDYHDSQFLFLANIDPVLQRRVREAMPQAKLVGGDTMNYWIKDHKPALLEVLKGLDVLLINDTETRMLTGSRSIALAAGKIFEMGPKILVVKHGEYGATAFFAQTKENNAEDVAKRAFHVPALPLEEVVDPTGAGDSFAGGFFGYLASQKELTPKAFRYAMFYGSVMGSFVVERFGTDRLQQLTREEIDHRFSLFRELTHLD from the coding sequence ATGGCTATCACCGCAGTGGGCAGCGTCGCATTTGACACTGTCGAAACCCCCGCCGGACGTAGAGAGCGCTGCCTGGCCGGCGCCGCAACCTATTTTTCACTGTCTGCAAGCTTTTTCACGGACGTTCGCGTCATCGCGGTGGTAGGCGAGGATTTTGGCGCCAAGGAACAGGCAGTTTTTGATGCCCGCAAAGTTGACACGACGGGCATTCAACACGCACCGGGGAAGAGCTTTTATTGGGAGGGCTCGTATCTCGAAAACCTGAATGAGGCGAAAACACACGCCACCGAACTGAATGTATTTGCCGGTTTTGAGCCCAAGATTCCCCCGGATTATCATGACTCCCAATTTCTTTTCCTTGCTAACATCGACCCCGTGTTGCAGCGCCGGGTACGCGAAGCAATGCCACAGGCCAAGCTGGTTGGCGGCGACACGATGAACTACTGGATCAAGGATCATAAGCCTGCACTGCTGGAAGTGCTGAAGGGTCTCGACGTACTGCTGATCAACGACACGGAAACGCGCATGCTCACGGGCAGCCGCAGCATTGCGCTGGCAGCCGGCAAGATTTTTGAAATGGGTCCGAAGATTCTGGTGGTGAAGCACGGCGAATATGGTGCAACCGCATTCTTCGCCCAGACGAAAGAGAATAACGCTGAGGATGTGGCGAAGCGCGCGTTTCACGTCCCTGCTCTTCCACTGGAGGAAGTCGTAGACCCCACGGGCGCAGGCGATAGCTTTGCTGGCGGATTCTTTGGCTATCTCGCGTCTCAAAAGGAGCTGACGCCGAAGGCCTTCCGTTACGCGATGTTTTACGGCAGCGTAATGGGATCGTTCGTGGTTGAGCGCTTTGGCACCGATCGCCTTCAGCAGCTGACGCGCGAAGAGATCGACCACCGCTTCAGTCTCTTCAGGGAATTAACTCACCTTGACTGA
- a CDS encoding lysophospholipid acyltransferase family protein: MIPSLLLLATFVILGIPAAIIFLPWSIITGNALPLYTAAQVIVRTGYFLARIRVEVTGRELVPANTACIFMANHVSNLDPPALIPNIPGRTSAFVKRSLMHIPVFGWGLKQGEFVPVDRDGRIESAQESIAAARAVLAKNIHITTFVEGTRSKDGRMLPFKKGPFFLAKETGAPCIPVSIWGTETMMSKGSMKIHPGTAHVTFHGPIDPADYERREDLMVAVRAAIASGLPEWMRT, translated from the coding sequence ATGATACCGTCACTGCTCCTGCTGGCCACCTTTGTCATCCTCGGCATTCCGGCTGCGATCATCTTCCTTCCGTGGTCGATCATTACCGGCAACGCGCTGCCACTCTACACGGCTGCGCAGGTAATCGTGCGCACTGGGTACTTCCTCGCTCGCATCCGCGTTGAAGTGACTGGACGCGAATTAGTGCCCGCGAACACTGCTTGCATCTTCATGGCTAACCACGTTTCGAATCTCGATCCACCAGCGCTGATTCCAAATATTCCAGGGCGGACTTCAGCTTTTGTGAAGCGCTCGCTGATGCACATTCCGGTGTTTGGATGGGGATTGAAGCAGGGTGAGTTCGTTCCTGTGGACCGCGATGGCCGCATTGAAAGCGCACAGGAGAGCATCGCCGCAGCACGCGCTGTGCTCGCAAAAAACATACATATCACAACATTCGTTGAAGGGACGCGCTCGAAAGATGGACGCATGCTTCCCTTCAAAAAGGGTCCGTTCTTCCTCGCCAAAGAGACAGGAGCGCCATGCATTCCGGTTTCGATTTGGGGAACGGAAACCATGATGTCAAAGGGCAGCATGAAGATCCATCCCGGGACCGCACACGTCACATTCCATGGCCCCATTGATCCAGCCGATTACGAGAGGCGCGAAGACCTGATGGTGGCCGTGCGTGCAGCGATTGCGTCGGGATTGCCGGAGTGGATGCGGACTTAG
- a CDS encoding MgtC/SapB family protein has translation MCTTWANISAPFDFSWLQQVVVVNGAISRLLTASVLGGLIGLEREVKRRSAGVRTNLLICLGAAFFTLLSAVLAGDASPNKGQVASNIVQGIGFLGAGLIIHTRSRISGLTSAASVWVVASIGMACGAGLLAAAAIATVIVIIALEIVGFLERRASIKIYSLIYEARGSDQTAMLHSILDAMDKAGEQLGDFAANAIGDLQRVTFTITATKRQHERLRGKLLSEPAIDALLNFRDPEED, from the coding sequence ATGTGCACGACGTGGGCGAATATTTCGGCGCCCTTTGACTTTAGTTGGCTGCAGCAAGTGGTGGTGGTTAACGGCGCCATCAGCCGGCTGCTCACTGCCTCTGTTTTAGGCGGACTGATTGGGCTTGAACGCGAGGTGAAGCGCCGCTCGGCAGGGGTTCGCACCAACCTCTTGATCTGCCTGGGCGCGGCGTTCTTTACGCTGCTATCGGCAGTCCTGGCGGGCGATGCGAGTCCTAACAAGGGCCAGGTGGCTTCGAATATCGTGCAGGGCATTGGCTTCCTTGGCGCAGGGCTGATCATTCACACCCGCAGCCGCATCAGTGGGCTCACGAGCGCCGCGAGCGTATGGGTAGTGGCCTCGATTGGCATGGCATGCGGCGCGGGCTTGCTGGCTGCAGCAGCGATTGCCACGGTAATCGTGATCATCGCGCTTGAGATAGTCGGTTTTCTCGAGCGGCGCGCCAGCATTAAGATCTACTCGCTCATTTATGAGGCTCGTGGTTCAGACCAGACGGCGATGCTTCACTCTATTCTGGACGCTATGGACAAGGCGGGCGAGCAGCTCGGAGATTTTGCCGCTAACGCGATCGGCGATTTGCAGCGCGTCACCTTCACCATCACCGCGACGAAGAGGCAGCATGAGCGCCTGCGCGGCAAACTCCTCTCTGAACCTGCCATCGATGCGCTGCTCAATTTCCGCGATCCGGAGGAAGATTGA